A genome region from Pseudanabaena sp. Chao 1811 includes the following:
- a CDS encoding iron uptake porin, with protein MKKVSLNLVGSIGLLGVIGAVAASPAFAETTGVSQISQAMSSDPVAQNVTSVSQLSDVKPTDWAFTALQSLVERYGCIAGYPDRTFRGKQATSRYEFAAGLNACLDKINEIISAGLADKVSKEDLATLQKLQEEFAAELATLRGRVDALDAKVTKLEAQQFSTTTKLTGEAIFSVQGASGNNTVGFPTSTNVFVSSRVRLDLNTSFTGSDLLKTRLEVGNGTTNIPGTFNAASTTGTTGVSSNVGFQTYGQDYTGLTGGTTFTLAKLRYDFNVADARVSIGPVMHAYDHIDTNSFANNEAYDFASTFFINNPLMVLINGQTGGAGAAFDWNIAKSAFTLRGLYLAGNASSPTAAAGVNRGLFGDAYQATAELEFAPKNADGDKPFAIKLQYTNGAVNNTGVNAGGVNVEWKFAKNIAVFGRYGFGTLDNRGVLANVAPFTSLLGANAAATNLSPQTWMAGFAFPDLFKEGALAAIAVGQPFIENQIGNATQTNLELFYNFPVTNNIRITPDVQFIFNPNNTSGSTIFVGTLRTVFSF; from the coding sequence TTGGTGCAGTAGCCGCAAGTCCAGCTTTTGCAGAAACCACTGGTGTTTCGCAAATTAGCCAAGCAATGAGCAGCGATCCAGTTGCTCAAAACGTAACTTCAGTATCCCAACTCAGTGATGTTAAGCCTACTGATTGGGCTTTCACTGCATTGCAATCATTGGTAGAGCGCTACGGTTGTATCGCTGGCTATCCTGATCGCACTTTCCGTGGTAAGCAAGCAACCAGCCGCTATGAGTTTGCTGCTGGTTTGAATGCCTGCTTAGACAAAATCAACGAAATTATTTCCGCAGGTCTCGCTGACAAGGTTAGCAAAGAAGATCTCGCAACTCTACAAAAGCTCCAAGAAGAGTTTGCGGCTGAGCTAGCAACCCTTCGCGGTCGTGTCGATGCTCTTGATGCCAAAGTTACCAAGCTTGAAGCACAACAGTTCTCCACCACTACCAAGCTTACTGGCGAAGCTATTTTCTCCGTACAAGGTGCTAGCGGTAACAATACAGTTGGATTCCCCACAAGTACAAACGTATTTGTGTCTAGCCGTGTTCGTTTAGACCTCAACACTAGCTTCACAGGTAGCGATCTGTTGAAAACCAGACTAGAAGTTGGCAATGGAACAACTAATATCCCTGGGACTTTTAATGCTGCTTCAACTACTGGAACTACTGGAGTCAGCAGCAATGTTGGTTTCCAAACCTATGGTCAAGACTACACAGGTTTGACTGGTGGTACAACCTTTACATTAGCTAAACTACGTTACGACTTCAATGTTGCTGATGCTCGTGTATCGATTGGTCCCGTAATGCACGCCTATGACCACATCGACACCAACAGCTTTGCCAACAATGAAGCCTATGACTTTGCTTCTACCTTCTTCATTAACAATCCTTTGATGGTCTTGATTAATGGTCAAACTGGTGGAGCAGGTGCGGCCTTCGATTGGAATATTGCTAAGAGTGCTTTCACTCTTCGTGGTCTTTACTTAGCAGGTAATGCTAGTAGCCCTACTGCTGCTGCTGGTGTTAATCGCGGTCTATTCGGTGATGCTTACCAAGCAACGGCTGAATTGGAATTTGCACCTAAGAATGCTGATGGCGATAAGCCCTTTGCCATTAAACTTCAGTACACCAATGGTGCAGTAAACAATACTGGTGTTAATGCTGGTGGTGTTAACGTTGAGTGGAAATTTGCCAAGAATATCGCTGTCTTTGGTCGTTATGGCTTTGGCACACTTGACAACCGTGGTGTTCTTGCTAATGTAGCTCCTTTTACAAGTCTACTTGGAGCTAATGCTGCAGCAACTAACTTGAGTCCTCAAACTTGGATGGCAGGTTTCGCTTTCCCTGATTTGTTCAAGGAAGGTGCTTTGGCTGCGATCGCTGTAGGTCAGCCTTTCATCGAAAACCAAATTGGCAACGCTACACAAACCAACTTGGAATTGTTCTACAACTTCCCTGTAACCAACAACATCCGTATTACTCCTGATGTTCAGTTTATTTTCAATCCTAACAACACATCTGGTAGCACCATTTTCGTTGGTACTTTGAGAACCGTATTCTCGTTCTAA